The following are encoded in a window of Panicum virgatum strain AP13 chromosome 5N, P.virgatum_v5, whole genome shotgun sequence genomic DNA:
- the LOC120672534 gene encoding lipid droplet-associated hydrolase-like isoform X2: MCWLFLEIQELLHFIRTLSKLSMRTSVGKHLLQDSENGRLFSLHEQIDHKVDFIEQELQHSEQSIILVGHSIGAYIGLEVFKRLQNKIKMFVGLYPFLKLNKNSVTQSAIGYIARSSFLSKGISLFASFIGSLQPSITRGIVRRFLGPSWSVAAVDVACCHLLKYHTMRNVLFMAMTEFQKLTEEPDWTFARAKEDKIAFLFGVDDHWGPLSHLEEISKRAPGVTLSVETEGHTHGYCCNEPGSFWVAEYISNLIKNQSPIGNN, translated from the exons ATGTGCTGGTTATTCCTGGAAATCCAG GAATTGCTGCATTTTATAAGGACTTTGTCGAAGCTCTCTATGAGAACCTCGGTGGGCAAGCATCTATTACAG GATTCTGAGAATGGACGATTGTTTTCACTGCATGAACAAATTGACCATAAG GTTGATTTCATTGAACAAGAGCTTCAACATTCTGAACAATCAATAATTTTG GTTGGACATTCAATTGGTGCATACATAGGTCTGGAAGTCTTTAAAAGACTTCAGAACAAG ATAAAAATGTTTGTAGGACTCTATCCATTTTTAAAGTTGAACAAGAATTCTGTAACACAATCAGCGATTGGGTATATTGCAAG GTCATCATTCCTTAGTAAAGGGATTAGTTTATTTGCATCTTTCATCGGGTCACTCCAGCCTTCAATTACAAGGGGTATTGTGAGAAGGTTCCTTGGACCTTCATGGTCTGTAGCAGCTGTTGATGTTGCATGCTGCCATCTCTTAAAG TACCATACGATGCGCAATGTTCTTTTCATGGCAATGACAGAATTCCAAAAG CTTACTGAGGAACCGGATTGGACATTTGCCAGAGCTAAAGAGGATAAAATTGCCTTTTTGTTTGGTGTAGACGATCACTGGGGTCCACTATCTCATTTAGAAGAG ATATCAAAGCGCGCGCCCGGGGTCACCTTGTCGGTTGAAACAGAAGGTCACACACATGGCTATTGCTGCAATGAGCCTGGATCCTTTTGGGTTGCAGAGTACATCtcaaatttgataaaaaacCAAAGCCCCATTGGAAACAACTAG
- the LOC120672534 gene encoding lipid droplet-associated hydrolase-like isoform X1, whose translation MEKARLTSYPRKQAATRICVVSSFPTELLEIRSKEPSLHVLVIPGNPGIAAFYKDFVEALYENLGGQASITAIGHISHSQKDSENGRLFSLHEQIDHKVDFIEQELQHSEQSIILVGHSIGAYIGLEVFKRLQNKIKMFVGLYPFLKLNKNSVTQSAIGYIARSSFLSKGISLFASFIGSLQPSITRGIVRRFLGPSWSVAAVDVACCHLLKYHTMRNVLFMAMTEFQKLTEEPDWTFARAKEDKIAFLFGVDDHWGPLSHLEEISKRAPGVTLSVETEGHTHGYCCNEPGSFWVAEYISNLIKNQSPIGNN comes from the exons ATGGAGAAAGCGAGGCTCACGTCATACCCGAGGAAGCAGGCCGCAACCAGGATATGCGTTGTGTCTAG CTTTCCTACAGAATTGCTTGAGATAAGGTCCAAGGAGCCGTCCCTCCATGTGCTGGTTATTCCTGGAAATCCAG GAATTGCTGCATTTTATAAGGACTTTGTCGAAGCTCTCTATGAGAACCTCGGTGGGCAAGCATCTATTACAG CTATAGGGCATATTTCGCATAGCCAGAAG GATTCTGAGAATGGACGATTGTTTTCACTGCATGAACAAATTGACCATAAG GTTGATTTCATTGAACAAGAGCTTCAACATTCTGAACAATCAATAATTTTG GTTGGACATTCAATTGGTGCATACATAGGTCTGGAAGTCTTTAAAAGACTTCAGAACAAG ATAAAAATGTTTGTAGGACTCTATCCATTTTTAAAGTTGAACAAGAATTCTGTAACACAATCAGCGATTGGGTATATTGCAAG GTCATCATTCCTTAGTAAAGGGATTAGTTTATTTGCATCTTTCATCGGGTCACTCCAGCCTTCAATTACAAGGGGTATTGTGAGAAGGTTCCTTGGACCTTCATGGTCTGTAGCAGCTGTTGATGTTGCATGCTGCCATCTCTTAAAG TACCATACGATGCGCAATGTTCTTTTCATGGCAATGACAGAATTCCAAAAG CTTACTGAGGAACCGGATTGGACATTTGCCAGAGCTAAAGAGGATAAAATTGCCTTTTTGTTTGGTGTAGACGATCACTGGGGTCCACTATCTCATTTAGAAGAG ATATCAAAGCGCGCGCCCGGGGTCACCTTGTCGGTTGAAACAGAAGGTCACACACATGGCTATTGCTGCAATGAGCCTGGATCCTTTTGGGTTGCAGAGTACATCtcaaatttgataaaaaacCAAAGCCCCATTGGAAACAACTAG
- the LOC120673104 gene encoding chlorophyll synthase, chloroplastic → MAAAHLLAASTSSSSTAAFRPPLRLRSPAHTPHLRLNRTGRRPFPVVRAAETDAKDAKPKAPEKAPAAGGSSFNQLLGIKGAKQETDIWKIRLQLTKPVTWPPLVWGVLCGAAASGNFHWTVEDVAKSIVCMIMSGPCLTGYTQTINDWYDRDIDAINEPYRPIPSGAISENEVITQIWVLLLAGLGLGALLDVWAGHDFPIVFYLAVGGSLLSYIYSAPPLKLKQNGWIGNFALGASYISLPWWAGQALFGTLTPDIVVLTTLYSIAGLGIAIVNDFKSIEGDRALGLQSLPVAFGMETAKWICVGAIDITQLSVAGYLLSTGKLYYALALLGLTIPQVVFQFQYFLKDPVKYDVKYQASAQPFFVLGLLVTALATSH, encoded by the exons ATGGCTGCCgcccacctcctcgccgcctccacctcgtcctcctccaccgccgccttccgcccccctctccgcctccgctcTCCGGCGCACACTCCTCATCTCCGCCTCAACCGCACTG GGAGGCGCCCGTTCCCGGTGGTCCGCGCGGCCGAGACCGACGCTAAAGACG CCAAGCCCAAGGCACCGgagaaggcgccggcggcgggcgggtccAGCTTCAACCAGCTGCTCGGCATCAAGGGCGCCAAGCAGGAGACC GACATTTGGAAGATACGTCTTCAACTTACTAAACCAGTGACGTGGCCTCCGCTTGTCTGGGGAGTTCTCTGTGGAGCAGCTGCCTCTG GAAATTTCCATTGGACGgttgaagatgttgcaaaaTCTATTGTATGCATGATAATGTCTGGTCCATGCCTTACAGGATACACGCAG ACAATTAACGACTGGTATGATCGAGACATTGATGCAATCAACGAGCCTTATCGCCCTATTCCATCAGGTGCTATATCAGAAAATGAG GTAATTACTCAGATCTGGGTGCTATTGTTAGCAGGGCTTGGATTGGGTGCTTTGTTAGACGTGTGG GCAGGGCACGATTTTCCTATTGTTTTTTATCTTGCTGTGGGTGGTTCCTTACTATCCTACATATATTCAGCACCACCTCTCAAG CTCAAGCAGAATGGATGGATTGGGAACTTCGCTCTCGGTGCGAGTTACATTAGCTTGCCCTG gtggGCTGGTCAGGCGTTGTTCGGAACTCTTACTCCTGATATTGTTGTTCTGACAACTTTGTACAGCATAGCAGGG CTAGGGATTGCTATTGTAAACGACTTTAAGAGCATTGAGGGGGATAGAGCTCTGGGGCTTCAG tcACTTCCTGTTGCTTTTGGGATGGAAACTGCAAAATGGATATGCGTTGGAGCAATTGACATCACTCAATTATCTGTTGCAG GCTACCTATTGAGCACTGGCAAGCTATATTATGCCCTGGCGCTGCTTGGACTAACAATTCCTCAGGTGGTCTTCCAG TTCCAGTACTTCCTGAAGGACCCTGTTAAGTATGATGTTAAATATCAG GCAAGCGCGCAGCCGTTCTTCGTACTGGGCCTGCTGGTGACGGCCCTGGCAACCAGCCACTGA
- the LOC120673103 gene encoding DNA mismatch repair protein MLH1-like, whose product MDVDEPSPRVGGGGADPPRIRRLEESVVNRIAAGEVIQRPSSAVKELVENSLDAGASTVSVTVKDGGLKLIQVSDDGHGIRFEDLPILCERHTTSKLSAYEDLQTIKSMGFRGEALASMTYVGHATVTTITEGQLHGYRVSYKDGVMENEPKPCAAVKGTQVMVENLFYNMVARRKTLQNSNDDYPKIVDFISRFAVHHINVNFSCRKHGANRADVHSASTSSRLDAIRNVYGASVVRDLMEIEVSDENAGDAVFKMDGYISSANYVAKKITMILFINGRLVDCTSLKRAIEFVYSATLPQASKPFIYMSINLPPEHIDVNIHPTKKEVSLLNQERIIEIIKNTIEEKLRNSNTTRIFQTQAVNPSALTQANMQKEKGTEVKMSSGMKSQKNPVSQMVRTDPRDPSGRLHTYWHGQSSNHEKKYDLVSVRNVVRSRRNPKDACDLSSRHELLTEVDSNCHPGLLDVIKNCTYVGLADEVFALIQHNTRLYLVNVVNVSKELMYQQALCRFGNFNAIQLSEPAPLRELLLMALKDDELMGDENDEEKLEIAEVNSEILKENAEMINEYFSIHIDKDGNLTRLPVVLDQYTPDMDRLPEFLLTMGNDVTWDDEKECFRTAAAAIGNFYALHPPILPNPSGSGIQLYKKNKDCMASGEHVDNTDEDDIDQELLAEAETAWSQREWTIQHVLFPSMRLFLKPPKSMATDGTFVQVASLEKLYKIFERC is encoded by the exons ATGGACGTCGATGAGCCGTCGCCGCGcgtcggcgggggcggcgcggacCCTCCCCGCATCCGGCGGCTGGAGGAGTCGGTGGTGAACCGCATCGCGGCCGGGGAGGTGATCCAGCGGCCGTCGTCGGCGGTGAAGGAGCTCGTCGAGAATAGCCTCGACGCCGGCGCCTCCACCGTCTCCGTAACCGTCAAGGACGGAGGACTCAAGCTCATACAGGTCTCCGACGATGGCCACGGCATCCGG TTTGAGGATTTGCCAATTTTGTGCGAAAGGCATACTACCTCAAAGTTATCCGCATATGAGGATTTACAGACAATAAAGTCTATGGGGTTCAGAGGGGAGGCCTTGGCCAGTATGACTTATGTCGGCCATGCTACTGTGACGACGATAACAGAGGGACAACTTCATGGCTACCG cgtTTCTTATAAAGATGGCGTAATGGAGAATGAGCCAAAACCCTGTGCTGCGGTTAAAGGAACTCAAGTCATG gtggaaaatttattttacAATATGGTAGCTCGTAGGAAAACATTGCAGAACTCCAATGATGACTACCCCAAGATTGTGGACTTCATTAGTCGGTTTGCAGTCCATCACATCAACGTGAACTTCTCCTGCAGAAAG CATGGAGCCAATAGAGCAGATGTGCATAGTGCGAGCACATCTTCTAGGCTGGATGCTATAAGGAATGTCTATGGGGCTTCTGTCGTTCGTGATCTGATGGAAATAGAGGTTTCAGATGAGAATGCTGGAGATGCAGTCTTCAAGATGGATGGCTACATATCAAGTGCAAATTATGTGGCAAAGAAGATCACGATGATCCTTTTCATAAATG GCAGGCTTGTAGACTGCACTTCTCTAAAAAGAGCTATTGAATTTGTGTACTCTGCAACATTACCTCAAGCATCCAAACCCTTCATATACATGTCCATCAATCTTCCACCAGAACACATTGATGTCAATATTCACCCAACCAAGAAAGAG GTTAGCCTCTTGAATCAAGAGCGTATTATTGAAATTATTAAAAATACTATTGAGGAAAAGCTGAGGAATTCTAATACCACAAGGATATTCCAAACTCAG GCAGTAAACCCCTCAGCACTTACTCAAGCTAACATGCAGAAGGAAAAGGGTACTGAGGTCAAAATGTCCTCTG GAATGAAGTCTCAAAAAAATCCTGTTAGCCAAATGGTCAGAACTGATCCACGCGATCCATCAGGAAGGTTGCACACTTACTGGCATGGGCAATCTTCAAATCATGAAAAGAAATATGACCTTGTTTCTGTAAG AAATGTTGTAAGATCAAGAAGAAACCCAAAAGATGCTTGTGATTTATCCAGTCGTCATGAGCTTCTTACAGAAGTAGATTCCAACTGCCATCCTG GTCTGTTAGACGTTATTAAGAATTGCACATATGTTGGACTGGCTGACGAAGTTTTCGCTTTGATACAGCACAATACTCGCTTATACCTTGTCAATGTTGTAAATGTTAG TAAAGAACTCATGTACCAGCAAGCACTCTGCCGTTTTGGAAACTTCAATGCTATACAGCTGAGTGAACCAGCTCCTCTTCGGGAGCTGCTACTGATGGCACTGAAGGATGATGAACTAATGGGTGATGAAAATGATGAGGAGAAACTGGAAATTGCAGAA GTAAACTCCGAGATACTGAAAGAAAACGCCGAGATGATTAATGAGTACTTCTCAATCCATATTGATAAAGATGGAAACCTGACTAGGCTTCCAGTTGTACTTGATCAGTACACTCCTGACATGGATCGTCTCCCAGAATTTTTGTTGACTATGGGGAATGAT GTTACTTGGGATGATGAGAAAGAGTGCTTCAGGACGGCAGCTGCTGCAATTGGGAACTTTTATGCTCTCCATCCTCCCATCCTACCAAATCCATCTGGGAGTGGCATTCAATTGTACAAGAAAAATAAAGATTGCATGGCAAGTGGTGAACATGTTGATAATACAG ATGAAGATGATATTGATCAAGAACTACTTGCGGAAGCAGAAACTGCATGGTCCCAACGAGAGTGGACCATTCAGCATGTCTTGTTTCCATCCATGCGGCTTTTCCTAAAGCCCCCAAAGTCAATGGCAACAGACGGAACATTTGTTCAG GTTGCTTCTCTGGAGAAGCTTTACAAGATTTTTGAGAGATGTTAG
- the LOC120675140 gene encoding proline-rich protein 36-like, whose protein sequence is MAAGEEDGWRGEAPRPPSSIALATAVQGRPERRRRCPKLPASAAPTLAVPSRCRAPPPLSWAASERRPALSRATCSAPPPAVPRTTLAPAKSSARAPTACSAPRAVDPLRSRSSSQLATRGTRPAELDEGEPPSPPHRPRRSGRPPVRAPLRPASPPLGLPRAPPAVALGYRVLRPSSRLARRGRSSPPAAMARAQAAEPQGGSAVRAGRPLARRRGASLPGAGRGAEPPGGRGGAAGGRPQAGTGEGGWEGERGGWE, encoded by the coding sequence AtggccgccggggaggaggatGGCTGGCGCGGGGAGGCGCCGAGGCCGCCGTCAAGCATTGCCCTTGCCACCGCCGTCCAGGGCCGCCCcgagcgccgtcgccgctgtcCCAAGctgccggcgagcgcggcccCCACCCTCGCCGTCCCGAGCCGCTGTCGCGCACCACCCCCGCTGTCTTGGGCCGCCAGCGAGCGCCGCCCCGCCCTGTCCCGCGCCACCTGCTCAGCACCACCGCCGGCGGTCCCGCGCACCACCCTAGCTCCCGCCAAGAGCTCCGCGCGCGCCCCCACCGCTTGCTCTGCGCCTCGCGCGGTGGATCCGCTTCGCTCCCGCTCCAGCTCGCAACTTGCTACTCGAGGAACgaggccggcggagctcgacgagggcgagccgccgtcgcctccgcacCGCCCGCGGcgctccggccggccgcccgtGCGCGCACCTCTGCGCCCTGCCTCGCCACCGCTTGGCCTGCCGCGCGCTCCGCCTGCCGTCGCGCTTGGCTACCGCGTCCTCCGCCCGTCATCGCGCTTGGCCCGCCGAGGCCGCTCctctccgccggccgccatggcgcgcGCGCAAGCCGCCGAGCCGCAAGGAGGGTCTGCCGTCCGTgccggccgcccgctcgcccgtcGCCGTGGAGCCTCGCTGCCCGGCGCCGGGAGGGGAGCGGAGCCGCcggggggcaggggcggcgccgctgGAGGACGGCCGCAGGCCGGAACAGGGGAGGGCgggtgggagggagagagaggaggctgGGAGTGA
- the LOC120673162 gene encoding serine/arginine-rich splicing factor SR45-like isoform X1, translating to MAKPRRGRSASRSSSGSSSRSPSRSVSSGSVSSRSRSRSRSFSSSSSQSRSRSPPPHKRSSSGARKGQSPSPPPKKGSPSKKVRSPSPPPKKASPPRKASPPAESAVLCIDHLSRNVNESHLKEIFGNFGEVVNVELSMDRLVNLPRGYGYVEFKKRADAEKALLYMDGGQIDGNVVKLRFTLQPRQRAASPTKVPPPPKRDAPPNDKGASSAEKDAQQRPRESSPRKKPASPPRKRSPPNRRVESPRRPPDPSPRRRPDSPPIRRRPDPSPVRRGDTPPRRRPLSPLRRRSPSPPRRHRSPMRPSPRRGRGSPSPRRRSPGPLRRRSPPPRRLRSPPRRPPPPRRYSRSPPPRRPLRSRSRSISPRRGRGPPLRRGRSDSSYSRSPSPPRKGPRRVSRSRSPRRPPRGRSISSDSRSSSSPSPRRR from the exons atGGCGAAGCCTCGGCGCGGCCGCTCCGCCTCGCGCTCTTCCTCgggctcctcctcccgctcgccgTCCCGCTCCGTCTCCTCCGGCTCCGTCTCGTCCCGCTCCCGGTCGCGCTCCCGCTCcttctcgtcctcctcctcccagtcTCGGAGCCGCTCCCCTCCCCCACATAAGCGCAG CTCATCGGGAGCAAGGAAAGGTCAATCACCTTCACCACCTCCTAAAAAAGGTTCACCCTCAAAGAAAGTCCGTTCACCATCACCACCGCCTAAAAAGGCTTCACCCCCTAG GAAAGCATCTCCTCCTGCTGAGTCTGCTGTTCTCTGCATTGATCATTTATCAAGGAATGTTAATGAGTCTCATTTGAAAGAGATTTTTG GAAACTTTGGCGAAGTGGTTAATGTGGAGCTATCAATGGATCGATTG GTCAATCTTCCTCGCGGGTATGGTTATGTTGAATTCAAGAAGAGAGCTGATGCCGAGAAAGCTCTTCTTTACATGGATGGT GGTCAAATTGATGGAAATGTTGTTAAGTTGCGATTTACACTTCAACCACGCCAAAGGGCTGCATCACCTACAAAGGTTCCTCCCCCTCCAAAAAGAGATGCTCCTCCAAATGACAAAGGTGCTAGCAGTGCTGAAAAGGATGCCCAGCAGCGTCCTAGGGAAT CATCTCCACGAAAGAAGCCTGCCTCACCTCCACGGAAGCGATCTCCTCCGAATCGAAGGGTCGAGTCACCCAGGCGTCCACCTGACCCATCACCTAGGCGTCGTCCTGATTCTCCACCAATTCGTCGCCGCCCTGATCCTTCTCCTGTCAGGCGTGGTGACACACCTCCTCGCAGGAGACCACTATCTCCACTTAGGAGGCGTTCTCCTTCTCCACCACGAAGGCATAGGTCACCAATGAG GCCTTCACCTAGGAGGGGTCGTGGTAGCCCATCACCACGCAGACGCTCCCCTGGGCCTCTTAGGAGGCG atcACCACCTCCAAGGCGGTTGAGGAGCCCACCAAGAAGGCCACCGCCTCCACGTCGTTATAGtcgttctcctcctcctcgccgtcctctTCGATCCCGCTCTAGATCGATTTCTCCAAGAAG GGGTCGAGGACCTCCATTGAGGCGTGGAAGGTCGGACTCATCATATTCTCGATCACCTAGTCCACCAAGAAAG GGGCCAAGAAGGGTATCAAGGAGTCGCAGCCCTAGAAG GCCTCCTAGAGGAAGAAGCATCTCTAGTGACAGCCGAAGCAGCAGCTCACCTTCCCCTAGACGCAGGTAG
- the LOC120673162 gene encoding serine/arginine-rich splicing factor SR45-like isoform X2 — MAKPRRGRSASRSSSGSSSRSPSRSVSSGSVSSRSRSRSRSFSSSSSQSRSRSPPPHKRSSSGARKGQSPSPPPKKGSPSKKVRSPSPPPKKASPPRKASPPAESAVLCIDHLSRNVNESHLKEIFGNFGEVVNVELSMDRLVNLPRGYGYVEFKKRADAEKALLYMDGGQIDGNVVKLRFTLQPRQRAASPTKVPPPPKRDAPPNDKGASSAEKDAQQRPRESSPRKKPASPPRKRSPPNRRVESPRRPPDPSPRRRPDSPPIRRRPDPSPVRRGDTPPRRRPLSPLRRRSPSPPRRHRSPMRPSPRRGRGSPSPRRRSPGPLRRRSPPPRRLRSPPRRPPPPRRYSRSPPPRRPLRSRSRSISPRRGRGPPLRRGRSDSSYSRSPSPPRKGPRRVSRSRSPRR; from the exons atGGCGAAGCCTCGGCGCGGCCGCTCCGCCTCGCGCTCTTCCTCgggctcctcctcccgctcgccgTCCCGCTCCGTCTCCTCCGGCTCCGTCTCGTCCCGCTCCCGGTCGCGCTCCCGCTCcttctcgtcctcctcctcccagtcTCGGAGCCGCTCCCCTCCCCCACATAAGCGCAG CTCATCGGGAGCAAGGAAAGGTCAATCACCTTCACCACCTCCTAAAAAAGGTTCACCCTCAAAGAAAGTCCGTTCACCATCACCACCGCCTAAAAAGGCTTCACCCCCTAG GAAAGCATCTCCTCCTGCTGAGTCTGCTGTTCTCTGCATTGATCATTTATCAAGGAATGTTAATGAGTCTCATTTGAAAGAGATTTTTG GAAACTTTGGCGAAGTGGTTAATGTGGAGCTATCAATGGATCGATTG GTCAATCTTCCTCGCGGGTATGGTTATGTTGAATTCAAGAAGAGAGCTGATGCCGAGAAAGCTCTTCTTTACATGGATGGT GGTCAAATTGATGGAAATGTTGTTAAGTTGCGATTTACACTTCAACCACGCCAAAGGGCTGCATCACCTACAAAGGTTCCTCCCCCTCCAAAAAGAGATGCTCCTCCAAATGACAAAGGTGCTAGCAGTGCTGAAAAGGATGCCCAGCAGCGTCCTAGGGAAT CATCTCCACGAAAGAAGCCTGCCTCACCTCCACGGAAGCGATCTCCTCCGAATCGAAGGGTCGAGTCACCCAGGCGTCCACCTGACCCATCACCTAGGCGTCGTCCTGATTCTCCACCAATTCGTCGCCGCCCTGATCCTTCTCCTGTCAGGCGTGGTGACACACCTCCTCGCAGGAGACCACTATCTCCACTTAGGAGGCGTTCTCCTTCTCCACCACGAAGGCATAGGTCACCAATGAG GCCTTCACCTAGGAGGGGTCGTGGTAGCCCATCACCACGCAGACGCTCCCCTGGGCCTCTTAGGAGGCG atcACCACCTCCAAGGCGGTTGAGGAGCCCACCAAGAAGGCCACCGCCTCCACGTCGTTATAGtcgttctcctcctcctcgccgtcctctTCGATCCCGCTCTAGATCGATTTCTCCAAGAAG GGGTCGAGGACCTCCATTGAGGCGTGGAAGGTCGGACTCATCATATTCTCGATCACCTAGTCCACCAAGAAAG GGGCCAAGAAGGGTATCAAGGAGTCGCAGCCCTAGAAGGTAA
- the LOC120673161 gene encoding pentatricopeptide repeat-containing protein At3g13880-like: MPPPFASMDAFYLHLLRSCAALPHVAAVHAHIARAHPAASLFLRNSLLAAYCRLGGALPAARLLDEMPRRNSVSFNLLIDAYSRAGLADHSLETFARARAAGVKADRFTYAAALASCSRAGDVRTGKMVHALAVLEGLSNGVFLSNSLISMYARCGEMDEARRVFDVSDEHDDISWNSLLSGYVRAGAHEEMLKVFTLMCRHGMGCNSFALGSVIKYFSSGVDIAGHSAEAVHGCVVKAGLDTDVFLASAMIDMYAKKGTLSNAVALFKSVQDPNVIVFNAMIAGFCRDEAGVGKEVTREALNLYSELLSRGMQPTEFTFSSVLRACNLAGEFEFGKQIHGQLIKHSLQGDVYIGSALIDLYSNSGCMEDGYRCFRSLYKQDIVTWTSMISGFVQNELFEKALRLFQAFLCCGLKPDLFTISSVMNACASLAIARTGEQIQCLATKSGFNRFTVIGNSCIHMYARSGDIDAATLRFQEMESCDVVSWSAVISSYAQHGCARDALHVFNKMMDAKVIPNEITFLGVLTACSHGGLVDEGLRYYDIMNKEYGLAPAIKHFTCVVDLLGRAGRLGDAEAFIRDSVFHDDPVVWRSLLASCRIHGDIERAQLVAYRIMELEPTSSASYVILYNMYLDAGELSLASKTRDLIKARRVKKEPGLSWIELKSGVHSFVAGDKSHPESNAIYTKLSEMLSKIEKLASTGNAGTESNDISSREQTLVGCHSEKLAVAFGMIHLPQSAPIRVMKNLRVCLDCHSTMKLISGSENREIILRDAIRFHHFRGGACSCGDYW; this comes from the exons ATGCCGCCGCCGTTCGCCTCCATGGACGCCTTCTACCTTCACCTGCTCCGCTCCTGCGCAGCGCTGCCGCACGTCGCCGCCGTGCACGCCCACATCGCGCGCGCCcaccccgccgcctccctcttTCTCCGCAACTCCCTCCTCGCTGCCTACTGCCGCCTCGGGGGCGCCCTTcccgccgctcgcctgctcGACGAAATGCCGCGCCGCAACTCCGTCTCCTTCAACCTCCTCATCGACGCCTACTCCCGCGCCGGCCTCGCAGATCACTCCCTGGAAACcttcgcgcgcgcgcgggcggcgggggtCAAGGCGGACCGGTTCACGTACGCTGCCGCACTCGCCTCGTGCTCACGGGCGGGCGACGTGAGGACTGGAAAGATGGTGCACGCGCTGGCCGTTCTGGAAGGTCTCTCTAATGGTGTGTTTTTGTCCAACTCGCTCATCAGCATGTACGCTAGGTGCGGCGAGATGGACGAGGCCAGGCGTGTGTTTGATGTCTCCGATGAGCATGACGACATCTCCTGGAACTCACTGCTCTCCGGGTACGTCCGGGCTGGTGCGCACGAGGAGATGCTGAAGGTGTTCACTCTGATGTGCCGGCATGGCATGGGCTGCAACTCATTCGCGCTTGGGAGCGTCATCAAGTACTTTTCTTCTGGTGTTGATATTGCTGGGCACTCTGCGGAAGCGGTCCATGGATGCGTGGTGAAGGCTGGGCTGGATACTGACGTGTTTCTAGCAAGCGCAATGATCGACATGTATGCTAAGAAAGGCACCTTGAGCAATGCTGTTGCGCTTTTCAAGTCGGTGCAAGACCCGAATGTGATTGTTTTCAATGCAATGATTGCAGGATTCTGTCGGGATGAAGCTGGAGTTGGCAAGGAAGTCACGAGAGAAGCTTTGAACCTGTATTCAGAGCTGCTGAGCCGAGGGATGCAACCTACTGAGTTCACATTCTCAAGTGTTCTACGGGCATGTAACTTGGCTggtgaatttgaatttgggaaACAAATACATGGCCAACTAATCAAACACAGTCTCCAAGGCGATGTCTATATCGGCAGTGCGCTCATCGACCTGTACTCCAACTCTGGTTGCATGGAAGATGGATATAGGTGCTTCAGATCTCTTTATAAGCAAGACATTGTCACCTGGACATCAATGATTTCAGGGTTTGTTCAGAATGAGCTTTTCGAGAAGGCACTGAGATTGTTCCAAGCATTCTTATGTTGTGGACTGAAACCTGATCTTTTCACTATATCGAGCGTGATGAATGCATGTGCGAGTTTGGCTATTGCAAGAACCGGTGAGCAGATCCAGTGCCTTGCCACGAAATCAGGTTTTAACCGGTTCACTGTAATCGGGAATTCCTGCATACATATGTATGCTAGGTCAGGGGATATTGATGCTGCAACTCTGAGATTTCAGGAAATGGAATCATGCGATGTCGTCTCTTGGTCTGCAGTGATATCAAGCTATGCACAGCACGGTTGTGCAAGGGATGCTTTGCATGTTTTCAATAAAATGATGGATGCAAAGGTTATTCCTAATGAGATTACTTTTCTTGGTGTCCTTACTGCATGTAGTCATGGAGGATTGGTTGATGAGGGACTCAG GTATTATGATATTATGAATAAGGAATATGGGCTGGCCCCAGCCATAAAACATTTCACTTGTGTTGTTGATCTCCTTGGACGAGCTGGGAGGCTAGGTGACGCTGAGGCTTTTATAAGGGATTCAGTCTTCCATGATGATCCTGTCGTTTGGCGGTCTCTGTTGGCCTCATGTCGTATTCATGGAGACATAGAGAGAGCTCAACTTGTTGCATATCGGATAATGGAGCTGGAACCCACATCCTCAGCATCATATGTTATTCTTTACAACATGTACCTGGATGCTGGGGAGCTTTCCTTAGCTTCAAAAACTAGAGATCTGATTAAAGCGCGACGTGTAAAGAAAGAACCTGGTCTTAGTTGGATTGAACTGAAGTCTGGAGTTCACTCCTTTGTTGCTGGTGACAAGTCCCATCCAGAGAGCAATGCAATATATACAAAACTGTCAGAGATGCTTTCCAAGATAGAAAAGCTGGCAAGCACTGGTAATGCTGGCACAGAGTCAAATGACATCTCTAGCAGGGAGCAAACTTTGGTGGGTTGCCACAGTGAGAAACTAGCTGTGGCATTTGGAATGATTCATTTGCCACAATCAGCACCAATTCGAGTAATGAAGAACCTGAGAGTTTGCCTTGACTGCCACTCGACTATGAAACTGATATCCGGTAGTGAGAATAGAGAAATAATCTTGAGAGATGCAATTCGCTTCCATCACTTCAGAGGTGGTGCTTGTTCTTGTGGTGATTACTGGTGA